The genomic DNA ATAGCTACGATAAGGATAGCATCGCAACAGTTCCCCCGCGCCTCAGAAGGTGTCCGTCACCATGCCTTCAGCACAGATCAACCAGCCTTCAAATCAAATCAAACTGACAAATGTCAGTTTGGTGCGCatgaagaagggcaagaagcgctTCGAAGTTGCATGCTACAAAAACACTGTTACATCATTTCGGGCCGGCAACGAGACGGATCTCGACAATGTCCTGCAAATACCAAACGTTTTTCTGAACGTCAGCAAAGGGCAAGTGGCGCCGAATGAAGATCTCAAAAAGGCTTTCCCTGGCATGACGAGAGACGAAATAGTACTGGAGATTTTGAAGAAGGGTGAGATCCAGGTTGGCGAGAAAGAACGATCGCAAGAGCTGGACCGAGTGCACAAGGAAGTTATAGACATCGTGGCTGGGCGGCTGGTAGATCCAAAGAGCAAGCGCGTGTATACCACAGGCATGATCGAAAAGGCTTTAGATCAGTTGAGCAGCCAAGGTGGACATGCTGGAAGAGCAGCAGGCAAAGCGGGCGCCGCTGGTGGAGACCGCAGTCAAAGCAGAGACCAGAGCGCACCAGCGGCCGGCTCAGGTGCAAGCACACCAGCTAAGAATGGCGAACCTGCAGAAGTGAAGACTGAggagaagccaaagccaaagTGGACTGGAGTGGTCACGAACCGAAGTGCAAAGTCGCAAGCACTGGATGCTATGAAAGCCCTGATCGCACATCAACCAATTCCTgtggcgagggcgaggatgaggCTGCGAATCACCTGCCCAACGGACGTGCTCAAACAGAATGTCAAGACTGCACCAAAggccgagggcgaggaggcaACGACGGGAAGTGTCAAGGACAAGATTCTCAGCCTTGTTGAGCAGGTGGAGACGGAAGAGAACACGGGCAAAGAGTGGGAGTGCATAGCCTTCGTCGAACCAGGAGCTTACAGGCTGCTGAACGACTTTGTGAGCACACAAACGAAAGGCAAAGCTAGGGCTGAAGTCTTGGATACGACCGTAACGCACGAAGATTAGGCCTATCGAGCATGCTACATTGGTTGTGCAGCGTTCGAGCGTCTACAAAAGCATCAGATCAAAATCGATTCACTAGACTGTTCTTTCCGGCAGTCAGTTTGTTTTGCCAAAGTCCATCTGCGATCAATATGCATGGGCAGTTTGGGTGGTAACAGTAGGCAGGTGCTATCTGCCTACAACTTGTACTTCTGCAGATGGTCTCACGTCCATCCAGAATCTCTATTCGCTTTCTCAGCCTCCTCTCCCATCCTTCTCATCCACCGCTCTACAAGCTCCttattctccttctccaacttctctGATCTCTGCTCTGCCATATTCAACTGCAACTGCAAGCTCACCATCTCATCTTGCGCTTCCTCGACCAACTTCGCTTTGCCTCGAATCTCTTCCTCCCGATCCCGCAACTTCCTCTCCACGTCCAATTTCTGCTTCGTCAGACTAGTAATCTGTGCCGTGGAGTCCTTATGTGAAGCCTGCAGCTGGCTGAGTGAGGTGTTGAGCTCAGTCACTTGTGCTTGCAACGAGGATCGGGCGCGTTGGGTATTTGCCAGATCTGTGCGGagagtagctagaagctctGCTGCTTGACCTTCTGGCACGGGTGATTTGGTCGCTGCCCGGCCTTTGGTTGGAGTCGCAGTTCGGTCGGGCAATGCGGGTGACGCTGGGGTCGAGCTGGACAGAGCCGATGCCTTGGATTGAGCAGCGGTGCGGTCGGCGAGTCTGGTATCTGGATCTGTCAATATGCGCGATGGCGGCAGAGGGAGACCACGCCGTACAAGCATCTATGTATGGCTTGTGAGCTTGTTCGCGTGCATCTCGAGCATCGAGTGCGGCAGAATATTGCTCAATCCAGCTCATAGTATTGGTAGATCGCAGGACCCGACGACACTCTCTTCGCTGCGTCCTGGCATGATGGCTCTCTCGGTTGAGTAGGGAAGCTACCGCTGGAGTGGAAGACAGCTGCGCATTCACTCCAGCTTGAAGTCAGTCTTGGCCGAAGCTTCGTCATCCGTCATGCTTCCCTTTTCGAATCAACATTAACAGCAACATCCACATCCACATCTTGCACTCCTTTCAATGGCAGAAACGATATCATCTACTATAGTCCATCCATGGCCAACAGAACAGACGCTCCGAACCTAGCAGAACGTGCAATAGTCGCGTTCCAACACGCACTAACCTGCAGAATCCACAATCGCTCGAGATGTAGTCAGGACATGGACCCAAGTTTCAGACGACCACAAGACGGGCATATTCAGGAAGTGCAAGGTCATCGCAAGTCTAGTCCGGCCTCGTATGACCCCCACGCGTGCGTCGAAAGTCTTTTCGACAGCTGTTTCAGAGACTCTTCCATCTTCAGCACCGTCCTTCTCGCATCACAAACCTAGAGCGGCGCTCGTTCATGTCAGGGAGGTATATCTATTCGGTCAAGAGTGGGGCCGTATGCAAGAAGCGAAATAGTACCAGCGCTTCGTAGTTGCAGAAGACGTTGTGCCAGCGCTGTCAATCTGTTCGCCAGGCGGGAAGAGCAGTCGCGCCACAACCACGACTGATGCCAGCGTGCCATGTGCGATTGTTTCTGGGATATGATCTTGGTCATTCGCTGGAGAATATCGCGTGAACCTCGCACGAACGTGATAGCGAAGTTTGCTTCCCGCTGCTTCAGGGAAGTATCTTACTGAGATATGCAGCAGGCAAGATACTGCAGTAACCACAGGAGCTACTCAAGAAACCCAAAGAACAAAGGCCCAGGAACATTGCGAGCTCACCCCGCTCTGTCATACCAGAGATGTACTTCAAGCTGATTGCAGTGCTCCTGCTCTGCCATCTGGCAATGCTCGTTCAAGCTATCCCGCGCAATCGCTTGTGTGTCAAGATTGGCGTGACAGTACCAGAGTCTGCTTCAAATTCGACCCCTGGGACGGCGCTTGACCCTCGAGCCCCAGCCACTAGCTATAAAAGTGCGGTCAGGAAAGGCAGGAATCTCTGGGAGATCATGAACGATCCCTTCAAGACGACGCAAGCTACATGGACTGCCGCAGACGTGCAGAAATGGGGCTGGGCTGTCAAGTCCGACCAGAATATCGAAGTCTTCAAAGACAAAACTTCCGGGCTCGAGCAGCCTCTTGCATGGCTGCAAGTCTCGCCGGCTACCAGTCTGACTGTAAGATTGGAGCACAATTCAGACGTCAAAGTCGATGGAGTTGAGTACCCGGTACACACACACAATACTGAGATCACACGGTTCCCAACATTATATTGATTTTCATCAGGCGACCCATGCAGAATATTGTGGCGTGTACAATCCGGCCAAAGGCATCTTGATCGCATCCGACAGACATAGTCCAGCTTATCGGAAATCTACCACCACCAGCTTGCGCAAAGCGCCTTTGCCACTCCTACAAAATTGGTCTGACCTCACGTTCCTCAGCTGGCAGCACCTAGCCGCTGCGCATCAAGAGCAACAGGCACCCCTGCGTTACATATTTGTACGAGGCATTACGAATCGAAACACTCAGCAACTTATCATGGAGGCTATGCATGTCGACGGCTTCAAAAGTGAGCTCGCGCTCCCGTGGCCCAACTTCTGGATGTTCACTCCGAACGACAAGGATGGCAGCATATCAGAACCATTTCTGGCTGTGCTAGGCACGGAGAACTTTGGCGGCATAGCGTTCTTGTTGGCTCAGCATCAAGCTGCTTGCGGAAGGAAAACGATCAAAAGCATACGGATATGGGGTGATGGAGGAAAGTCGCCAGTGTTGCATGGAATGGTAGATGTGCAATGAGATTTTACGGGCTGTGGTAGGTATGGCGGCGGACTTGTCGAAGCTGACGCAGGCAAATTCTCGACAGCCAATGATGACTGCTACAACAGTGGCGAGCATGGGGCACGGAGGGCGTGGCTGTGGTAGAGAGGTATTAATCCATTCTCCTTATCCATGATACATGTTTTGATACAATGATTAACGCCACCAGTGCCTGAGTCATTCCTCATACTCGATCGTCTGTCTCGTCTTGAACCACTTGAGAATAATCGCCCCTCACATACGGCGGCCTACACACATTGTCAACGACGTCTCTTCTGACATCGATCAAAAAGTCGGCCAATAGCCAAGCTGTTGTTAAAGCGACACACACAGAGTGTACCTACTTCAAATAGTTCTTGATGCCCACGATAGCGGCCGTTCCCGCGGCAATAAAGCCCAATTGGGTCGACCAGGTGCTGTCGTAAGATCTTTGTCCCACACTCAAGGCGATCAAGTCGTAGACCAAACATCCTCCAAAGATCCAATCGCTGAGGAaagcagcaccaccaaagCCAAGTGCAGTCAGAGCCTTGACTGTGGTGGAAGGAATAGCGTTCTTGTAGTACGCAACCGAAGTGTTGTGAAGAGCATCAAGAACACCAATACCAGCAAAGGTCTTCGCGACGATGTGAGTGAGCACACTGCCGGTGTTGCGTGTATCCATAGGCTCAAGTTGCGTGGCTGTGTAGAAAATTTGAGCAGTAGTGTTGAGCAGGACAAAGATGTTGGAGATTGATAGCCTCTCGCTGTTCCAGAAAAACATCCAAGTACCAATGCAGACGTTTCCGAGTGCGTAGTATGGCACGAACTTGACAATGTGGTCAAGAGATTTCTTGTCTTGAGGGTTCTCTTTCTTGAGAGTCCAGAGCTTATAGAGCCAGGCTAGCTGGAAGAGCTGttgtgggaagaagaagcctagACTCTAATCAGCAAGGCTTTCGTGTTTGTTGTTGAATTGCAGCGATAGTTCATACCAGCGATGAAGAATGGCTGAGGACTGAAGAATGACAAGTTTCGATCATGGATGTCCTTCATATTGGGCGAGCTGAACATGCCATATTGCTGTGCTGCAAAGTCGTAGAGGAAAGACGCTGGCGCCAGGTAGCGCGCTGTACTGAGTTCGACGCCCATGATGTGTTTCCTTGTGCTTTCTTGATGTTGAGGTGAAAGTGTTCAGTCGAGTACCTGTAGAAGTGAAGCTGATGATAGTCAGTGATATACCACTTACATGTGCAACGCGTCTTCGATTACTATTGATCCTTGTTGTGATGCTGGGGAAGGATGGAATGATGCCATCATTGTCAGTACATCGTCACTTAGACTTTGATGATCGGAGCTTCGGATCGCATGGCCCCGAcctcagcaacaacaaccccTGGCATGTCTCTCTGCGACCACTTCTCGTGTGCATCAACAATATCATCACAGATCCATCGATTCCTTGAAATGGAAGTCGTACAAGTACCAATGGTCGCTGCGACTTACGAAGTCAAGCCACTTCACACATCGATCCTCCCATAGCTTGATCGGACGTCCAGCCTCTCGACGAACAGTCGCCCAGTCTGCAGCGACATTGCAAGGCTAGTGAACTGGACTCGGCTGAAAACTTGACAGCAGGGGCGGGACATTTCGTTGAAAGCGCACCTCGGTGCAGTTGACATTATGCTAAAATGTGACAGAATCATACAACATCTCCCTTTACTCTTCAATCGTCACGGACTTCTGCCTTACTGGGAAGTCACCTCcctcagcggcagcagcatcgctgcTGTTCCTGCCACTCGTGTCGGCGCTCTTTGGGAGCTTGCTTCCATCCCACTTGGCGCTAGTGATAGGATTGACTCGGAGCATGTACATCGTGTCGATTTCCTCCAGGCTGCGGTCCTTCGACtcaatgacgaagaagaagacaatgACTGCCAGTGCCAGACAGCAACCGGCAAAAACCAAACCGTAGAGGTAGTGGATCGCATCCGTGATGAATCTGGTGAAGAACGACATCAAAAAGTTCCAGAGCCTGCAGAGAGAATTAGCGACCGGCCTCCGCGTCTTAGGTCCAGTCGGAAAAGTCTTACCAGTTCGAGGCAGTGGCGAGAGCCATTGCTGGTCCGCGATACTTCATAGGGTAGAGCTCTCCCACAACGGCCCACACAAGTGGTCTGGCAAGCAAGTCAGTAAGGACACGGCGAATGGATCGGTAGATGTCGACAACTCACCCCCAGGTTGTAGCAAAcgcagcgatgaagaggcACGAGAAGACAATGAGGACATTGCCGGGTGCGGGTGTGTTCTGTGGGTTGTCTCCGTCCAGCGCGAATTGGCCGACGAAGGAGTACACCATGAAACACATGAACATCCAGAGTGCACCGACGATGAGCGCATTACGGCGACCGCATTTCTGCACAACGTAAAGACCGCCAATCGTGCAGGCCACGTTGACAGTGCCGAGGATGATTTGCGTTACGAACGAGTTCTCCAGACCAGTCGCTTTGAAAATTGTCAGCCTCACATCCTGGAGTTCAGCCCATCATCAGTCTCATGACTTACCCTTGAAGATAGTGGTTCCGTAGTAGAAGAACTGATATCTTGTCAGTAACCTGAAGCAAATCCATGATCAAAGCTGAACTCACGAAGTTTGCGCCAGTAAGCTGTTGTCCGGCCTGAAGCACGACACCAAGCGCAACGCGGTAAAACATACGAGGCCCGGTGAAGAGCTCGATCCATTTAGCTTTTCCGGCAGCGGTTTCCTCTTCGTGCTTGACACGAATGTCGTTCATCAAAATGTTGATTTCGCGGCTGTCTTCTGCAAGACCGCCAAGTCTTGCCAGGGTAGCACGGCATTCTTCCACACGACCTTTGGCATACGCGTAACGCTGGAAATATGTCAGGGAGTGATTCAGCTGCTTGTATGATCCTAATCAGACTTACAGGACTCTCTGGGAGGAACAGGATGCCAACACCGAGAATGATAGCCCACAGGAACGAGAGACCGTTGGGAATACGCCaggagctgctgttgctgttctcCGAGGTTCCCCAGTCGACCATCTCAGCAGTCCAGATACCCAAAGTGATGAAAAGCTGGTAGCTTGCGACAAGCACACCACGAATGATCGCAGGGGACGATTCGGACTGGTACATAGGCACCAACACGGAAAGAGCGCCGATACCGAGACCGTTGACCAGACGTCCGATGGCAAATTGGTACCTGGTCTTCATTAGTTGTTGAAATGCGATGTGAACAGCCTCATCGACTCACCAAGCGCTCTGAGAGGAGATCTCAATAACAGTTCCAATCATACAGAAGAATGAAGAAACAGAGATCGAAAGCTTGCGGCCCAAGGTGTCGGCAATCTTTCCTGCAATCAATGCTCCAAAAAGACATCCAACACAGAGAAGACCGGTGATAGTTCCTTGACGAGCTGCAGAGAATTCGATCGTGCCATCAGGGAGAATGGTACCGAATCGACGACCATAGTCTTCCATAGAGAAGAAACCCGAGATCTGACCAGAGACATAACCGAACATGAAACCGCCGATAGAGGCCACCAGTCCAAGGAAGACGGCCATGAAAGTGACCTTCTGTCCATCTGCAACGTTCGGGGATGGTGCCTTCTCCAGTTGGTTGGCCTGCTGAGCCTCGCGCTCAGTGCGCTTGAGGAAAGGCATCTTGTCGTCCGGCCTTGACAATACCGCGGGAATAGGACAAAGAGAGAGACGGATGAgagtgggaagaagaagagaaggggTGGCTCGCCCTTATATTCGAACCTAAACGGCAAACGCGAGCGACTTACGGAGGGCAGAAACAACGTTTGCAAAGGCAATGGAGTAGCGGGGCCTCGTTGACGGAGGCCCGTGGAATTCCCACATTGGCAAGTGCGTGATCTCGCGGGATGCAAAACTTTGTTGCGCGAGTTGCTGTTCGCCCTTGTTGACCGTGCCGACATATGCGAGGTATTCGGACCCATTGCCACTATTCAGATCCGATGAATGGAGCCTAGAAGCACGCTTTTTATTGGACCTTTTTCACCGAAAAATGCCACGAGGTTGGAACAGATATTGCGTCGAGCGCGAGGGCAATTCTCTGGTAAATTGCCACCGTCGTCCTAGTCTGCTGCGCTGGTCTGGCATATGACGACAGAACTGTAGCATTCGAGGCGTGCGAGGATATGGGTGCCGTGCTTCGAACCGCGCGGGACATTGTTCGGCGTTGTTGAGAAATTTGCTTATCCGTGGCCAACATAGAGCATATTCGTAGAGAACCAGAGTGAGGTCTGACGTGCAGAGGGCCCACATATAGTGGAACAGGTCTGTTCAAAAAGAGTTTTACTGGGATGAAGCTGACAAGTCACGTCGCTGTGGTTATGGGCAGGGGTGGTGATGGCGTTGCGGCACGAGCCTAGTTCTTCCTAGTGAGTGCCGTCTGGAAGCCTCGTCGATCATGTTCAACAGCACTTCATGACAGCTTTCCCACAGCGGCTACTTCTCGTGGACTCAATTCAGGACGGGTTCCGGATAAAGTCACGGCCAGTGACTCTGATCCCTCTTTTCTCATACCACCTGCCAAAGGTCAGCAAGCAAACGCGGACATAAGAAAGTTGCGGAGTGGAGCATCGAACGACAAATCTCATGCCACCGAGATACGGCCTAAGCTGGATCCACACTCTGACCTGGTGGATATCCTCTATCAATCACAACGCAGAATGGCGACTGCAGGATGAAGGTCGGTCAAAGCACGAGACAGACTCGGAAAGCTTGACGCACGCCGAGCACACGCTAGAACATGCTACGAATGCTGCATAGAACGTAGTGGTTCCGGCATCCGATAAGGAAAAATGTAACCTCATCACATGTACGAGAGGTTCCATATGGCCTGTTCGTGCTTCTCAACTATGCGGTTGGATCGCACCATTGGCTCATCAGTCTCGAGGAGATGAGTTCCTTCGACATGCACTGCGGAAAAAGTTGGAGAGCTTCTTTCGGATGTTCGACGCGAACGAGGATTCTGCCAGCGAGACTGTTTGAGGGAACGCGTTTGAGAAAATGGCCGTAATACGACCGCTCTGCCCATGGTACGCAAACGCGTCTCCGGATGACACGACGGCGCAACGCGGATGCCACACGATTGGATGTTTCGCCACGACGCCGAACACCCGCATCCAAGTGACCGCTACTCCAGGAGCATCCGATATGCCAGTTGTTCCAGTGAAGTATATGCAGCAGCTTCCAGTCGAAGCTGCGACAGCGCACTCTCTGCTGTCGCATTATCGCCGATTCTTCCGGTCCTGCAATCCCTAGACCGACCTGCAGAGCACTCTCCTGCGCTTCCCAAGGACCGTCCAGGATGCAGGAGACCGTGGCTCTTCGATGATAGAGAACAGTACAGTCCGCCACTTGGACAGCGAACGAAGGACCTACGCGCACCGATTCGAGTAGCACGCCCTCGCCTCCAAATCGGGACCACTCAACTCAGGAACGACACCGCCACGACAAAGGAAAGCTGTTCGCAAGAAAATGGATGCTGACTGGACATGGCTCGTAATTTATGTATAGAACAACGCAAGGAGGTATCTCAAACTCAGACTCGTTAAAAACCACTGCTCTCAACCCTTTTCAAGCAAGACGGGGTGCAAAGAGGAGTGTTATCGCCTGGTCTCGATGGGGCTCACATCCTGGCCTCCAGGCTGCTCATTGGGGGTATATGCGCCGCCGGCTCCGTGCATACTCAGCCCGTTGGTAGCGCTTTGCTGCCGACCGACATATGACTGAGTGATCTCGCTGTTGTGGTACGGGCCCAATGCAGGGCGGGGAGGCGACGATGAACCCACGGCGTGGCCTTC from Cercospora beticola chromosome 3, complete sequence includes the following:
- a CDS encoding uncharacterized protein (BUSCO:EOG0926400M) produces the protein MPSAQINQPSNQIKLTNVSLVRMKKGKKRFEVACYKNTVTSFRAGNETDLDNVLQIPNVFLNVSKGQVAPNEDLKKAFPGMTRDEIVLEILKKGEIQVGEKERSQELDRVHKEVIDIVAGRLVDPKSKRVYTTGMIEKALDQLSSQGGHAGRAAGKAGAAGGDRSQSRDQSAPAAGSGASTPAKNGEPAEVKTEEKPKPKWTGVVTNRSAKSQALDAMKALIAHQPIPVARARMRLRITCPTDVLKQNVKTAPKAEGEEATTGSVKDKILSLVEQVETEENTGKEWECIAFVEPGAYRLLNDFVSTQTKGKARAEVLDTTVTHED